One window of the Candidatus Chryseobacterium colombiense genome contains the following:
- a CDS encoding RHS repeat-associated core domain-containing protein, which yields MKIIPGVSELVMSRLALEENNYYPFGLKHEGYNSIMGNLSYQYKYNGKELQETGMYDYGARMYMPELGRWGVVDPLAEKTRRWTPYLYVADNPIRFVDPDGRTWGNPKDQERLTKDVNNRINQLQKSNIDLKAKIDGGKLSEKQLANLNSQLVENNTMISYMNQSLKDIQTIAGAKEIFYLTGSGGETHGVNKNIDKDGKERINIEGYDTALHLHEIRHVGQSYEAGGLRFNKNNQLLNAAITKEKQDYPLSKTLEVGAYKVGYSYDKNSYPLPVNSLDEINEVNLMNLKTSDGISVYQALDGPQK from the coding sequence TTGAAGATCATTCCTGGTGTATCAGAGTTAGTGATGAGTAGATTAGCTCTTGAAGAAAACAATTATTACCCCTTTGGGCTGAAACATGAAGGATATAATTCGATAATGGGAAATCTCTCTTATCAATATAAATACAACGGAAAGGAGCTGCAGGAGACAGGAATGTATGATTATGGTGCGAGGATGTATATGCCTGAATTGGGAAGATGGGGTGTAGTGGATCCGCTGGCAGAGAAAACTAGGAGATGGACACCATATTTATATGTTGCTGATAATCCAATAAGATTTGTTGATCCTGATGGAAGAACTTGGGGAAATCCAAAAGATCAAGAAAGGTTAACAAAAGATGTGAATAATAGGATTAATCAATTGCAAAAGAGTAATATTGATCTAAAGGCAAAAATAGATGGGGGGAAATTAAGCGAAAAACAACTAGCCAATCTTAATAGTCAATTGGTAGAGAACAATACTATGATTAGTTATATGAACCAATCACTGAAAGACATTCAAACTATTGCAGGTGCTAAAGAAATTTTTTATCTAACTGGTTCTGGAGGAGAAACACACGGTGTAAATAAGAATATAGATAAAGACGGAAAAGAAAGAATTAATATTGAAGGTTATGATACTGCTTTACATTTACATGAAATAAGACATGTTGGTCAGAGCTACGAAGCTGGAGGATTACGATTTAATAAAAATAATCAACTGTTAAATGCAGCTATAACGAAAGAAAAACAAGATTACCCATTAAGTAAAACGTTAGAGGTTGGAGCGTATAAAGTTGGATATTCTTATGATAAAAACAGTTATCCTCTTCCTGTAAATTCGTTAGATGAAATAAACGAAGTAAATCTTATGAATTTGAAAACAAGTGATGGTATTTCTGTATATCAGGCTTTAGATGGTCCCCAAAAATAA
- a CDS encoding DUF6443 domain-containing protein codes for MKKIIIPISALLVTGFAQAQLNTAENYVYSKNYLDYNGATPTKTSETVQYFDGLGRPKQIVNIKASPLSKDIVTKITYDQFGRQTLDYLPVPQNGTLNGGIYTDPLANVTSTPYGSEKIYAEKQLENSPLDRILSQKQVGNAWNDKPVQFGYDANIDGEVIKYTTTTTWENGATKSTIEYGGTYIVGQLYKNTVTDEDGNKTIEFKNGKGQVVLVRKVLNATDSADTYYVYNEYDQLAWVIPPLLSKKQTWGWDDQQALSYEYRYDGRNRLVEKRLPGKDWEYMVYDKADRLVLTQDGNQRPDHKWSFNKYDKFGRIIYTGIAIDNGDRNAVQGWILFTYGINTEVSGSYTQSGMQIPYGNTAYPQNIESILTVNFYDAYPAGTPSFTPTIPNQSPVLTDNMNLELRTKGLPLASYVKNIEDDNWTKNYSYYDTRGRIIATHSINHLGGYTQTESKLDFAGLAQQTITRHKRLSTDTERVITETFEYDAQNRLKVHKHKVDSNPEEILAQNEYNELSQLTTKKVGGSTLGTGLQDVNYTYNIRGWMTKINDPANLGNDLFGYEIKYTNPEDTNQSSPKYNGNISEIDWRTASSFNNNKKRYSYQYDGLNRLLAGVYSEPGSSIIANNNYNEQLTYDLNGNILTLKRFSKPSSGTTAELIDDLEYKYTGNRLNKIQLPTGVVNNYSGYNAAQNDFGYDNNGNMKVHMDNGISSIDYNYLNLPNKILTSSQVFFNTYQLYYKYRSDGQKVEKTYITSQMDVVGNLEPVELKTYYLDGFQYSQNVNFGSVSPLLLRFIPTSEGYYDFVKNKYIYNYTDHLGNIRLSYMKGVSALEIQEENNYYPFGLKHETTYLGLANGKYYNYQYNGKELQETGMYDYGARMYMPDIGRWGVMDNMSEKYNPMSPYNYAINNPINVIDPDGNDIYLLTWFSTDKNGGETGHAGVAIDNYKTVAKKDKNGNAILDKNGKPVTEQVKDGTFTYYDLWPNDPVGKTEMQSNVDADYSKGIKINSLSDLMSKDPTTHRSGNVDAEGRSADGIVKIPTTPQQDAIAKSTAKAEINANKDYNACTNNCSTFSQRVINSAINPGINASQTVTPTGMLARWPLSYKPTSVVAPNNLYNSALKIKGATNIKGPSSVTAKPYLQYFGK; via the coding sequence ATGAAAAAAATTATAATCCCTATCAGTGCCTTATTGGTAACCGGCTTTGCCCAGGCACAGCTCAACACCGCCGAAAACTACGTCTACAGTAAGAACTACTTAGACTATAACGGAGCCACACCAACCAAAACCTCCGAAACCGTTCAGTATTTCGATGGGTTGGGAAGACCCAAGCAGATTGTCAATATCAAAGCTTCACCTTTAAGTAAGGATATTGTCACCAAAATAACCTACGACCAGTTCGGAAGACAGACCTTAGATTACCTTCCCGTTCCCCAAAACGGAACTCTGAATGGCGGAATTTATACTGATCCATTAGCTAATGTAACGAGTACTCCTTACGGTTCAGAAAAGATCTATGCCGAAAAACAATTAGAGAACTCTCCATTAGATCGGATTCTAAGCCAAAAGCAGGTTGGTAATGCCTGGAATGATAAACCCGTACAATTTGGATATGATGCCAATATTGATGGAGAAGTCATTAAATATACCACCACTACCACGTGGGAAAACGGAGCAACAAAGTCAACCATTGAATATGGTGGTACTTACATTGTAGGACAACTCTATAAAAATACGGTTACTGATGAAGATGGTAACAAAACCATAGAATTTAAGAATGGGAAAGGTCAGGTAGTATTGGTCAGAAAGGTGCTAAATGCTACTGACAGTGCTGATACCTATTATGTATATAATGAATATGACCAATTGGCATGGGTTATTCCGCCCCTTCTTTCAAAAAAACAAACCTGGGGATGGGATGATCAACAGGCATTATCCTATGAATACCGTTATGATGGCAGAAACCGCTTGGTTGAGAAAAGACTTCCGGGTAAAGACTGGGAGTACATGGTATATGATAAAGCAGATCGTCTCGTATTGACACAGGATGGTAATCAGCGTCCTGATCATAAATGGTCTTTCAATAAATACGATAAATTCGGCAGAATAATCTATACAGGAATTGCTATTGATAATGGGGATAGAAATGCTGTACAAGGCTGGATTCTTTTCACTTATGGGATCAATACGGAAGTATCAGGATCGTATACCCAAAGCGGTATGCAGATTCCTTATGGAAATACTGCCTATCCTCAAAATATAGAAAGTATACTTACGGTAAACTTTTATGATGCCTATCCCGCAGGAACCCCTTCTTTTACACCGACTATTCCCAATCAGAGTCCTGTATTAACAGATAATATGAACCTGGAGCTTCGTACAAAAGGGCTGCCTTTAGCATCCTATGTTAAAAACATAGAAGATGATAACTGGACAAAGAATTACAGCTATTACGATACCAGAGGAAGAATCATTGCCACTCATTCCATCAACCATTTGGGAGGCTATACCCAGACAGAATCCAAACTTGATTTTGCTGGATTAGCTCAGCAGACCATTACCCGTCACAAAAGACTTTCTACAGATACAGAAAGAGTAATTACCGAAACCTTTGAATACGACGCACAAAACAGGCTGAAAGTCCACAAACATAAAGTAGACTCTAACCCTGAAGAAATCTTAGCGCAGAATGAGTATAATGAGCTCTCTCAGCTGACCACAAAGAAAGTGGGAGGATCGACTTTAGGAACCGGGCTTCAGGATGTTAATTACACTTACAATATCCGGGGCTGGATGACAAAGATCAATGATCCTGCGAACCTAGGAAACGATCTGTTTGGATATGAAATAAAATATACCAACCCGGAAGATACCAATCAGTCATCACCAAAATATAACGGTAACATATCCGAGATTGATTGGAGGACAGCATCCAGCTTTAATAATAACAAAAAAAGATACTCATATCAATATGATGGACTCAATAGACTTCTGGCCGGAGTTTATTCAGAACCCGGATCTTCAATTATAGCGAACAATAATTATAATGAACAGCTGACTTATGATCTTAACGGTAATATTCTTACCTTAAAAAGATTTTCTAAACCTTCTTCAGGAACAACAGCAGAGCTTATAGATGATTTAGAATATAAGTATACCGGTAATCGACTGAATAAAATACAATTACCTACAGGCGTTGTGAATAATTATTCAGGATATAATGCCGCACAAAATGATTTTGGATATGACAATAATGGAAATATGAAAGTTCATATGGATAACGGAATCAGCTCCATAGACTATAATTATCTGAACCTTCCCAATAAGATTTTGACAAGTTCTCAGGTATTCTTCAATACCTATCAATTGTATTATAAATACAGATCAGATGGACAAAAAGTTGAGAAAACATATATTACTTCACAGATGGATGTTGTAGGGAATCTTGAACCTGTTGAGCTTAAGACCTATTATCTCGATGGTTTTCAGTACTCTCAGAATGTTAATTTTGGTTCAGTATCTCCACTTTTACTCCGTTTTATTCCAACCTCTGAGGGATATTATGATTTTGTAAAAAATAAGTATATTTACAATTATACAGATCATTTAGGAAATATAAGATTGAGTTATATGAAAGGTGTATCTGCATTAGAAATTCAGGAAGAGAATAATTATTATCCGTTTGGATTAAAGCATGAAACCACTTATTTGGGACTGGCGAATGGAAAGTATTATAATTACCAGTACAACGGGAAGGAACTACAGGAAACAGGGATGTATGATTACGGAGCGAGGATGTATATGCCGGATATTGGAAGATGGGGGGTGATGGATAATATGTCCGAAAAATATAATCCTATGTCTCCTTATAACTATGCTATTAATAATCCAATCAATGTAATTGACCCGGATGGTAATGATATTTATTTACTCACTTGGTTTTCTACTGATAAAAATGGAGGTGAAACTGGACACGCAGGAGTCGCAATCGATAACTATAAAACTGTTGCGAAGAAAGATAAGAATGGGAATGCTATTTTAGATAAAAATGGAAAACCAGTGACAGAACAAGTTAAAGATGGGACATTTACTTATTATGATTTATGGCCAAATGATCCCGTTGGAAAGACAGAGATGCAAAGTAATGTAGATGCTGACTATAGTAAAGGTATTAAAATCAATAGCTTAAGTGATTTAATGAGTAAAGATCCTACAACTCATAGAAGTGGAAACGTCGATGCCGAAGGAAGGTCAGCTGATGGAATTGTTAAAATCCCGACAACTCCTCAACAAGATGCAATAGCTAAAAGTACGGCAAAAGCAGAAATTAATGCCAATAAAGATTATAATGCTTGCACGAATAACTGTTCTACTTTTTCTCAAAGAGTTATTAACTCTGCTATTAATCCAGGCATTAATGCTTCACAGACAGTAACTCCTACAGGAATGTTGGCTAGATGGCCTTTAAGTTATAAGCCAACTAGTGTTGTAGCTCCAAATAATCTGTATAATTCTGCTTTGAAAATTAAAGGTGCAACAAATATCAAAGGACCTTCTTCAGTAACCGCTAAACCATATTTACAATATTTTGGAAAATAG
- a CDS encoding DUF6443 domain-containing protein — translation MKKLIIPISALFVAGVVRAQTLNLSTTENYVYSKTYLTDPTGTAPKASENVQYLDGLGRPKQIINIKASPLQRDIVSHIVYDQYGRQAVDYLPVPQSATANGAIITNPLANAVNTPLGNEIIFAKKEFEASPLDRVLEQKQVGAAWADKPVKLGYSANTDGEVKKYTATFDAASFTASITLSATPYGAGQLYKNTVTDEDGNKTIEFKNGQGQTVLVRKMLSATVSADTYYVYNDYDQLAYVIPPLAVAANAVDSITLDNLCYQYKYDQKNRLAEKKLPGKGWEYMVYDKADRLIMTRDANLNAQGKWLITKYDQLGRPVYTGIIAGGSRETMQSQAANLVIAESRSGSGFTKSGMQVYYTNAYFTDIETVLSINYYDTYPAATPAFTPAIPGQAAVLTDTMSAVLNTKGLPLASYVKNIEDDSWTKSYSYYDTRARVIATHSVNHLGGYTQTESELDFSGTPKQVITKHKRLNSDPEKMITETFTYDHQNRMLTHKHKIDNNAEEILTQNEYNELSQLKSKKVGGKVVGSGLQTVDYQYNIRGWMTQINDPNNLDTDLFGYKIKYNQVEGLQTPDASDTSLQVTPKYNGNIAEVDWKTGATPNESLKRYGYVYDGLNRLSAGFYQNATNPSLREYYEKATYDLNGNIKTMVRTAQRIGPTSLMIDNLTYEYENGNASNRLQTVRDAVTIAQGYPYKANPTSIAYDANGNMTSLRDKGISSIQYNYLNLPTQITQNAQVTGYTYRADGVKVKKLFGGLQTDYLDGFQYKYTYAWEDETGTTMNDEMKLRIIPTSEGYFDALRNRYFYNYIDHLGNVRLSYSDADGNGIVTGDIVVNNCYDTPDGQICNNYIITGEAEGVTNYYPFGLMHNNENHSFDQAYQYKYNGKELQETGMYDYGARFYMPDLGRWGVVDPLAETSRRWSTYTYVFNNPLRFIDPDGRQGKDVYKMDKTGHLSLVSDSKTDVIYTEDQFESDGKTVKEGEQGYEIGKKDFIKDHFTQYNYKGDKYMDFGSDENKALEYFYQIGDWMKDGKIKVEFSVQTVGEKSQDRSVVYTSHSPKSTDLAYWGDNVKLTGHLHPGESKYLDAWSSMQLNPSGFEMNQFPTKENGYSFKVNRVSDSGDNLSAKSNPNAILFIYAPSYNTTIIYKYNQYIKAYEGKFKK, via the coding sequence ATGAAAAAGCTAATCATTCCTATCAGTGCATTGTTTGTAGCAGGTGTTGTACGTGCGCAGACCCTGAATCTGAGCACTACAGAAAACTATGTCTATTCAAAAACCTATTTAACTGACCCAACGGGAACTGCCCCGAAAGCTTCGGAAAACGTGCAGTATCTCGACGGGCTGGGAAGACCCAAGCAGATAATTAATATAAAAGCTTCTCCGCTGCAAAGAGACATTGTATCCCATATAGTCTATGACCAGTACGGAAGACAGGCCGTAGACTATCTTCCGGTTCCCCAGTCTGCCACAGCCAACGGTGCGATCATAACCAATCCTTTGGCCAACGCAGTGAATACCCCGCTCGGTAATGAGATCATCTTTGCCAAAAAAGAATTCGAAGCCTCTCCGCTGGATAGGGTACTGGAACAGAAACAGGTAGGAGCTGCATGGGCAGATAAACCGGTGAAGCTGGGCTATAGCGCGAATACGGACGGGGAAGTAAAAAAATACACTGCGACTTTTGATGCCGCCTCATTTACCGCTTCCATCACGCTTTCTGCCACTCCTTACGGAGCCGGTCAGCTGTACAAAAATACCGTTACAGATGAAGACGGTAACAAAACCATAGAATTTAAAAACGGACAGGGACAGACGGTGCTCGTAAGAAAAATGCTAAGCGCCACCGTAAGCGCAGATACCTATTATGTGTACAACGATTACGACCAGCTGGCCTACGTTATCCCTCCATTGGCCGTAGCAGCAAATGCTGTTGACAGCATAACGCTGGACAATCTCTGCTATCAGTATAAATATGACCAGAAAAATCGCCTGGCAGAAAAGAAACTTCCCGGCAAAGGCTGGGAATATATGGTGTATGATAAAGCCGACCGATTGATCATGACCCGTGATGCCAATCTGAACGCCCAGGGAAAATGGCTGATCACGAAATATGACCAGCTCGGAAGACCCGTGTATACAGGAATAATCGCAGGCGGATCCAGAGAAACCATGCAGAGCCAGGCCGCAAATCTGGTGATTGCGGAAAGCAGAAGCGGAAGCGGATTTACCAAAAGCGGAATGCAGGTATACTATACCAATGCCTATTTCACCGACATAGAAACCGTTTTATCGATCAATTACTACGATACCTATCCTGCAGCAACCCCTGCCTTTACTCCGGCTATTCCGGGGCAGGCTGCCGTACTTACCGATACCATGAGCGCTGTACTCAATACCAAAGGCCTGCCATTGGCATCCTATGTGAAAAACATAGAAGACGACAGCTGGACGAAGAGCTACAGCTATTACGATACCCGGGCAAGAGTGATCGCCACCCATTCCGTCAACCATCTGGGGGGCTATACCCAAACAGAATCCGAGCTGGATTTTTCGGGAACCCCAAAGCAGGTGATCACAAAGCATAAAAGACTGAACAGCGATCCTGAAAAAATGATCACCGAAACCTTTACCTACGATCATCAGAACAGGATGCTGACTCACAAGCATAAAATTGACAACAATGCCGAGGAAATCCTTACCCAGAACGAATACAATGAGCTTTCGCAGCTGAAGTCTAAGAAAGTAGGAGGCAAGGTAGTAGGAAGCGGGCTGCAGACGGTAGATTACCAATACAATATCCGCGGCTGGATGACGCAGATCAATGATCCCAATAATCTGGATACAGACCTGTTCGGCTATAAGATCAAATACAATCAGGTAGAAGGCCTTCAGACTCCCGATGCTTCCGATACCTCTCTGCAGGTAACCCCAAAATACAACGGGAACATTGCCGAGGTAGACTGGAAAACAGGAGCCACCCCCAACGAATCTCTGAAAAGATACGGCTATGTATATGATGGCCTCAACCGCCTCTCGGCAGGCTTTTACCAGAACGCGACCAACCCTTCCCTGAGAGAATATTATGAGAAGGCAACATACGACCTGAACGGGAATATAAAAACAATGGTAAGAACCGCCCAGAGAATAGGGCCCACTTCTTTAATGATCGACAACCTTACCTATGAATATGAAAATGGAAATGCATCCAACCGGTTGCAGACCGTACGCGATGCCGTTACCATTGCACAGGGATACCCGTACAAAGCCAATCCTACCAGTATAGCATACGATGCCAACGGAAATATGACCTCCTTACGGGATAAAGGGATTTCTTCCATTCAATATAATTACTTAAATTTACCCACACAGATCACCCAGAATGCTCAGGTAACAGGCTATACCTACCGTGCAGACGGGGTGAAAGTAAAGAAGCTCTTTGGAGGATTGCAGACCGATTATCTGGATGGCTTCCAGTATAAATACACCTATGCCTGGGAAGATGAAACAGGAACTACGATGAATGATGAGATGAAGCTGAGAATCATCCCGACCTCAGAAGGGTATTTTGATGCCTTACGCAACCGGTATTTTTATAATTACATTGACCATTTAGGAAATGTGAGGCTGAGTTACAGCGACGCCGATGGAAACGGGATTGTCACAGGAGATATTGTAGTAAACAATTGTTATGATACACCGGATGGACAGATTTGTAATAACTATATCATCACAGGAGAAGCAGAAGGTGTCACCAACTACTATCCTTTTGGGTTGATGCATAATAATGAGAATCATAGTTTTGATCAGGCTTATCAATACAAGTACAATGGTAAGGAGCTTCAAGAGACCGGAATGTATGATTATGGAGCGAGGTTCTATATGCCGGATTTAGGTAGATGGGGAGTGGTAGATCCGTTAGCGGAAACATCCAGACGTTGGTCGACTTATACTTATGTTTTTAATAATCCTTTAAGGTTTATTGATCCAGATGGAAGACAAGGTAAAGATGTTTATAAAATGGATAAAACAGGGCATCTTTCTTTGGTTTCAGATTCTAAAACAGATGTAATTTATACAGAAGATCAATTTGAAAGTGATGGAAAAACAGTAAAAGAAGGAGAGCAGGGTTATGAAATTGGAAAAAAGGATTTTATAAAAGACCATTTTACACAATATAACTATAAGGGTGATAAATATATGGATTTTGGATCTGATGAAAATAAAGCTTTAGAATATTTTTATCAAATAGGTGATTGGATGAAAGATGGGAAAATTAAAGTAGAGTTTTCAGTACAAACCGTTGGTGAGAAGAGCCAAGATCGTTCAGTTGTATATACATCCCACTCCCCAAAATCTACTGATCTAGCTTATTGGGGGGACAATGTAAAACTAACGGGTCATTTACATCCCGGCGAATCCAAATATTTAGATGCTTGGTCATCAATGCAGCTAAATCCTAGTGGATTTGAAATGAATCAATTTCCTACTAAAGAAAATGGATACTCTTTTAAAGTAAATCGAGTTAGTGACAGTGGTGATAATTTAAGTGCAAAATCTAATCCTAATGCCATATTATTCATTTACGCACCATCTTACAATACAACAATTATATATAAGTATAATCAATATATAAAAGCATATGAAGGAAAGTTTAAAAAATAA
- a CDS encoding helix-turn-helix domain-containing protein — protein MKKKSGTSMYDDEMLNTILAVFEEMVNILKENQNNDSLFYDSADVKRLLNISDSTLFRIRKSQHIPYVKIGRKIFYPKSFFINRLKK, from the coding sequence ATGAAAAAGAAATCAGGTACATCTATGTATGATGATGAAATGTTGAACACTATTTTGGCAGTCTTTGAAGAAATGGTAAACATTTTAAAAGAGAATCAGAACAATGATTCATTGTTCTATGACAGCGCCGATGTGAAACGGCTTTTGAACATCAGCGACAGCACTTTATTCCGGATCCGGAAATCCCAACACATTCCCTATGTTAAAATCGGACGGAAAATCTTTTATCCCAAATCGTTTTTCATCAATAGACTCAAGAAATAA
- a CDS encoding T9SS type A sorting domain-containing protein produces the protein MKKLYIGAYLLCTALSLSAQEVLWQKDIKSTTQDFLSQVTPTVDLQYLITGSSIQSKSLSQAAGSQKQNNGYDFHLVKLNQQGEAVWEKYFVGKNHDYLSASLSTQDGGFVLAGTSYSGKGLDKKDDSKGGSDIWLIRINEFGDELWQKTIGSTSDEEARAVIQTTDLGFFVAGNVQNSAQGYGSKDVLVIKLDKDGKEISQLILGGKGLDEVEKMIPTRDGGVLLGVYSRSSEVRGSGSGLQNSETNSGTGSTTPNPVSRYPKSTNNQGEGDYWIIKLNKDGKVEWEKNYGGTGDDHLRTMAMTTSGFIIGGESRSERSGNKTVGIEEGTDLWLISLNEKGEEIWQKSYNFKNRDVLMGMHVILGHNEREKNKDLTKGVLLGGYTQAEGKIETDDETFWMLYVDENGNEQWRKHVKGESRKREERLADIKLNRDGSIILAGTSAEELGKENWKIVKLGDQQVDQLIEKQDIKIYPNPVSDYAYVEIGFDFKEADITMYDMAGRQLQQIKTKNKVTKINTQPLIQGAYLITIKTDTNKTANAKLIKK, from the coding sequence ATGAAAAAACTCTATATCGGTGCATACCTTCTATGCACGGCTCTGAGCCTATCCGCTCAGGAAGTTCTATGGCAGAAAGACATCAAATCCACCACTCAGGATTTCTTAAGCCAGGTAACTCCAACCGTAGATCTTCAGTACCTAATTACCGGAAGCTCCATTCAGTCTAAAAGCCTGTCGCAAGCAGCCGGCAGCCAAAAGCAGAACAACGGTTACGATTTCCATCTCGTAAAACTTAACCAGCAAGGCGAAGCCGTCTGGGAAAAATACTTTGTAGGCAAGAACCATGATTACCTTTCCGCATCCCTTTCCACTCAGGATGGAGGCTTTGTTCTCGCAGGAACTTCCTATTCAGGCAAAGGGCTAGACAAAAAAGACGACTCCAAAGGAGGCTCCGATATCTGGCTTATCAGAATCAATGAATTCGGAGATGAATTATGGCAGAAAACCATTGGAAGCACTTCCGATGAAGAAGCCAGAGCCGTCATTCAAACCACTGACTTAGGATTCTTTGTCGCAGGAAACGTTCAAAACTCCGCGCAAGGTTACGGTTCCAAAGATGTTCTTGTCATTAAACTAGACAAAGACGGAAAAGAAATCTCCCAACTCATTTTAGGCGGAAAAGGCTTAGACGAAGTAGAAAAAATGATTCCCACCAGAGACGGAGGCGTTTTACTAGGTGTTTATTCCAGAAGTTCCGAGGTTCGAGGTTCGGGTTCCGGGTTACAGAATTCGGAGACAAATTCAGGTACTGGCAGTACTACCCCGAATCCCGTATCCCGTTATCCTAAATCCACGAATAATCAGGGAGAAGGCGATTACTGGATCATTAAACTGAATAAAGACGGCAAAGTAGAATGGGAAAAGAACTATGGAGGCACAGGAGACGATCACCTAAGAACCATGGCTATGACCACTTCAGGTTTTATCATAGGAGGTGAAAGCCGTTCCGAGAGATCAGGCAATAAAACCGTAGGCATAGAAGAAGGCACCGACCTTTGGTTGATTTCCCTAAACGAAAAAGGCGAAGAGATCTGGCAGAAATCCTACAACTTTAAAAACAGGGATGTTCTCATGGGCATGCATGTCATCTTAGGCCATAACGAAAGAGAAAAAAATAAAGACCTTACCAAAGGTGTATTATTAGGAGGTTACACCCAGGCAGAAGGCAAAATAGAAACCGATGATGAGACGTTCTGGATGCTGTATGTAGATGAAAACGGAAACGAACAGTGGCGAAAACACGTCAAAGGAGAATCCAGAAAAAGAGAAGAACGGTTAGCAGATATAAAGTTAAACCGGGACGGATCCATTATCCTTGCAGGAACAAGCGCAGAAGAATTAGGGAAAGAGAACTGGAAGATTGTAAAGCTGGGAGATCAGCAGGTAGACCAGCTCATCGAGAAGCAGGATATCAAAATCTATCCGAATCCCGTATCCGATTATGCGTATGTGGAGATTGGATTTGACTTTAAGGAAGCGGATATTACGATGTATGATATGGCGGGCAGACAGCTTCAACAAATCAAAACTAAGAATAAGGTCACCAAGATCAATACCCAGCCATTGATACAGGGAGCTTACCTGATCACCATAAAAACGGATACCAACAAAACCGCTAATGCGAAATTGATTAAGAAATAA
- a CDS encoding DUF6266 family protein, with amino-acid sequence MARITKGILGGFSGKVGTVVGANWRGKDIIRSTPKPSSRPPSDKQLVQQTKFKLVISFLQPVKNIQTRYFGSGSGSKSRINLAVSYTINEAVQMVGDVAELLYNKVLITKGDLAGFQNVTATPQAGNGISLNWEDNSAQGNADATDLANAVCYCEELGSFEIFESVAERNVLTADLTLPAYYAGKEIQLWVFFNNAKETVACNSAYLGNLTLI; translated from the coding sequence ATGGCAAGAATAACAAAAGGTATCCTGGGCGGATTTTCAGGAAAAGTAGGAACAGTGGTAGGCGCTAACTGGCGCGGAAAAGACATCATCAGAAGTACCCCAAAACCCAGCAGCAGGCCTCCCAGCGACAAACAGCTTGTACAGCAGACGAAATTTAAACTGGTAATCAGTTTTCTGCAGCCCGTTAAGAATATCCAGACCAGGTACTTCGGATCGGGAAGCGGTTCCAAATCAAGAATCAATCTGGCGGTTTCATACACCATCAATGAAGCGGTACAGATGGTAGGAGACGTTGCCGAACTCCTTTACAACAAGGTACTGATCACAAAAGGCGACCTGGCAGGATTTCAAAACGTAACTGCCACGCCGCAAGCCGGAAACGGAATCAGCCTGAACTGGGAAGATAATTCGGCACAGGGCAATGCAGATGCCACAGACCTGGCCAATGCGGTATGCTACTGCGAAGAACTGGGAAGTTTCGAGATTTTCGAATCGGTAGCGGAAAGAAATGTATTGACTGCAGATCTCACGCTTCCGGCCTATTATGCAGGAAAAGAAATTCAGCTCTGGGTCTTTTTTAATAACGCAAAAGAGACGGTTGCCTGCAACAGTGCCTATCTCGGAAACCTGACTTTGATTTAA